A portion of the Clupea harengus chromosome 18, Ch_v2.0.2, whole genome shotgun sequence genome contains these proteins:
- the hmgb2b gene encoding high mobility group protein B2b: MVKGDVNKPKGKTSAYAFFVATCRDEHKRKTPEIPVNFSEFSKKCSERWRALTAPDKIRFEDMAKQDKVRYDREMVNYVPPKGMGKRGKKKKDPNAPKRPPSAFFIFCSEQRPGLKVECPNLTIGEIAKRMGELWGKQGAKDRVPYEQKAVKLKEKYEKEVAAYRAKSGMGPGAKRGPGRPAPPSMKQVLPQDDDDEDDDEEDDDEDDDDDDDE; this comes from the exons ATGGTCAAAGGAGACGTGAACAAGCCCAAGGGCAAGACGTCTGCGTACGCCTTCTTCGTTGCAACATGCAGGGACGAGCATAAGAGGAAAACTCCGGAGATTCCCGTCAACTTCTCCGAGTTCTCCAAGAAATGTTCCGAACGGTGGAGG GCATTAACAGCCCCAGACAAAATTAGGTTTGAGGACATGGCAAAGCAAGACAAGGTGCGATACGACCGGGAGATGGTTAACTATGTACCCCCTAAAGGAATGGGCAAGAGaggcaagaagaagaaggaccCGAACGCGCCCAAACGACCCCC cTCTGCATTCTTCATCTTCTGCTCAGAGCAACGTCCTGGTCTGAAGGTTGAGTGCCCCAATCTGACCATTGGTGAGATTGCCAAGAGGATGGGCGAGTTGTGGGGCAAGCAGGGTGCCAAGGACCGTGTTCCGTATGAACAGAAGGCCGTTAAGCTGAAGGAGAAGTATGAGAAG gaagttgCAGCATACCGTGCTAAGTCAGGCATGGGCCCAGGAGCCAAGAGGGGTCCCGGTCGACCAGCACCGCCTAGCATGAAACAAGTACTGCCTCAGGATGATGACGACGAGGACGATGATGAGGAAGACGACGACGaggatgacgacgatgatgatgacgagTAG